The stretch of DNA TCTGTAATAGTTGATTTCGCTTTTGGCATTTCAATCGCTTTTTTATCATTAGAAGTTTTGATATTAGATATTACAATAATTTTTTTACCTTTAATCGGACCTTGTTCAATTTCAGATTCAACTTCTAAAATTAACCCAGGTAATCCCCAATAATTTTCAGGCTCATTTTTAGCAGGAATTTTAGTCGAATACCAAGCCGTAATCACTTTACCATCTTTTTCAGCTGTTGCTTTACGCGCTTCATTGCCTAAAATCGTACGCGTTTCTCGTGTTAATTTCCAATCAAAATTTGGTAACTCATCTTTTACAGTATACTTTTTCGACATCATGTTCACCTCTTTTGTATAAGATTTTGTTGAAATGTCTTTGTAAACGTTGTCATTACCTCCGAATCGCATCATGCGCATTCCTCCACGACCACCAGGACCGCTTTGTTGATCATTACTAATTTTTTCAATAGCCTTATATACGGATTGTTCCCCGAAAATAGTTAATACGGATTCTTGTGGTTCTTGGATGCGTTTTTTCATTTCATCCATCATTTCTTTTGGCATTTGACGTCCACCGCCACCACCAGGAGGTTGAAAAGTGAAATCTTCTGGTAAAATTAAACGTGAAGTATAAGTTACTTCAATTTTTTCTTGTTGAGCAAACGATAAAATGGATAAGACGAATGCTGATATTGCAAGTATTTTTTTCATTGTTGTTTATTGTATTTGATACCATTTAGACAAAAAAAACTCCGATTAGTTTAATCGGAGTTTAGAATTTGTATTTAATTTTTGGTTTCAACACCTTGATTTCTCATTTGTTCAGCACGTAAACGTTGTTCTTCTTTTAATTTTTCGAATTCAGCTTCAGTAATAGTTGTTTTTACTTTTGGAGCTTCAATCGGTTTAGTATTCGTAATTGGTTTAATATCACCAATTGTAATGACACGTTTTCCTTTGATCCAGCCTTGATCTAATGGCGATTCAATTTCTAAAATTAACCCAGGTAATCCCCAATAATTTTCGGGTCCCGTT from Faecalibacter sp. LW9 encodes:
- a CDS encoding GLPGLI family protein, producing MKKILAISAFVLSILSFAQQEKIEVTYTSRLILPEDFTFQPPGGGGGRQMPKEMMDEMKKRIQEPQESVLTIFGEQSVYKAIEKISNDQQSGPGGRGGMRMMRFGGNDNVYKDISTKSYTKEVNMMSKKYTVKDELPNFDWKLTRETRTILGNEARKATAEKDGKVITAWYSTKIPAKNEPENYWGLPGLILEVESEIEQGPIKGKKIIVISNIKTSNDKKAIEMPKAKSTITEADYEKLQKEQRERFEKMRNQGVNRRD